In Kordia antarctica, the following proteins share a genomic window:
- a CDS encoding CHAT domain-containing protein — protein sequence MRRIIVFLLLFIGLSAYAQQSLALRIDSIANLKDTEHKIQLFEAVLKDTTVAKTSAIKGMLFHELSRCYYTLKDYEEAFSYSTKAIEVKSKLSDVTSLNKSRYKLASIYRKQKKEVERYKVFLTIIQDGGADKYTLNSYRSLAQIERTNGDLYKALEYLNNGLANTELCKNTEFESQLSSAVIINYAQIYSNTIVVEESRSDLEIVKKHYKTIIVNSEKFRLKGKSLAILHNSLAIIYDAFGDLQEALTYYTLAKDYFTKSEDLLNELDVITNIGIIQAKLKNYKAADKSFEEVIHKSSDKEQIATAYDDLGYYKNTSITKEKLPYFEKAISVILERENKLSAFQLPTLAEIKKSDYEQDVLIYLIDLADHYMQAFKQENDKSYLIKAKKTVTLIDQLVSLIRYEADTEASKLFWIEKGVNTYMLAVEICYLLDDTANAFYFMEKNKALVLQENIKTLQTKLAYNISAESLEREYKLHYDVLTLQEEFQQHVENDEWKETYSAKNKEYQMFMDSMKHVHPEYIKTKQKVGITSLHSVIAEFEAKETAFVEYILHETGGYGIYYDTEKPIFFKISNISTFHEQLKTLQTFMTKRTMNSAELTAYQEVGYAVFEQLFPFENASERLKNKKLTIIADETLQYIPFELLPTQQSGELSEVYLVNNVETSYLQSFSLFEQIKQKQNSPTQKLLAIAPYEFKNSALPTLTGTEKVLEFLSKYDSSVLLTKKEASKENFLKYRNDFEIIHLNTHAGLDAKTQTPWIAFYDEKMSLSELFGLENQADLVILDACKTNDGVHLSGEGLINLSRGFFYNGTQSVLASQWNVNEQAGNEILQEFYTEIEKGTSKSKALQLAKKAYLQNHDRAQSIPYYWAAFTLTGSTNSVTLQPVQNYAYIVVGITIVVFLLLFFYYRKKTLA from the coding sequence TTGCGAAGAATTATTGTTTTCCTCTTACTATTCATAGGATTGTCCGCATATGCGCAACAGTCGTTAGCGTTACGAATAGATAGTATCGCAAACTTAAAAGATACTGAACATAAAATACAGCTATTTGAAGCAGTATTGAAAGATACAACGGTTGCAAAAACTTCAGCAATTAAAGGAATGCTTTTTCATGAACTCAGTCGTTGCTATTATACACTGAAAGACTATGAAGAAGCATTTTCTTATAGTACAAAAGCGATTGAAGTAAAAAGCAAATTAAGTGATGTAACATCTTTAAATAAAAGTAGATATAAGCTTGCTTCTATTTACAGAAAACAAAAAAAAGAAGTTGAACGTTACAAAGTTTTCCTAACAATAATTCAAGATGGTGGCGCAGATAAATATACCTTAAATTCGTATCGATCTTTAGCTCAAATAGAACGGACAAATGGTGATTTATATAAAGCACTGGAGTATTTAAACAACGGATTGGCAAATACTGAACTCTGCAAAAATACTGAGTTTGAAAGTCAACTGTCTTCAGCAGTTATTATTAATTATGCACAAATATATAGCAATACCATTGTGGTTGAAGAATCGCGATCAGATTTAGAAATTGTCAAAAAACACTACAAAACCATCATTGTAAATTCAGAGAAATTTAGGTTGAAAGGTAAGTCATTAGCGATTTTACATAACAGTTTGGCAATTATTTACGATGCGTTTGGCGATTTGCAAGAAGCATTGACTTACTATACATTGGCGAAAGATTATTTTACTAAAAGTGAAGATTTGTTAAATGAATTGGACGTAATTACAAATATTGGAATCATTCAAGCAAAGCTTAAAAATTATAAAGCTGCTGATAAGAGTTTCGAAGAAGTGATTCATAAATCTTCTGATAAAGAACAGATTGCAACTGCCTATGATGATTTGGGTTATTACAAAAACACCTCTATCACTAAAGAAAAATTACCCTATTTTGAAAAGGCAATTTCTGTTATTCTGGAACGAGAAAATAAATTATCAGCATTTCAATTACCAACTTTAGCAGAAATAAAAAAGTCTGATTATGAGCAAGATGTCTTAATCTATTTAATTGATTTGGCAGATCATTACATGCAAGCATTCAAACAAGAAAACGACAAATCGTATCTTATAAAAGCTAAAAAAACGGTCACACTTATTGACCAATTAGTGTCTTTAATTCGCTATGAAGCCGATACAGAGGCTTCTAAATTATTTTGGATTGAAAAAGGAGTGAATACGTATATGTTAGCCGTTGAAATTTGTTATTTGCTTGATGATACTGCGAATGCGTTCTACTTTATGGAAAAAAATAAAGCATTAGTATTGCAAGAAAATATAAAGACATTACAAACCAAATTAGCATACAATATTTCGGCTGAATCGCTAGAACGCGAATACAAATTGCATTATGATGTATTGACCTTGCAAGAAGAATTTCAGCAACATGTTGAAAACGACGAATGGAAAGAAACCTATAGCGCTAAAAACAAAGAATATCAAATGTTTATGGATTCCATGAAACATGTACATCCTGAATATATTAAAACAAAACAGAAAGTTGGAATTACTTCATTACATAGTGTTATAGCTGAATTTGAAGCGAAAGAAACCGCATTTGTAGAATACATTTTGCATGAAACTGGCGGTTACGGAATTTACTATGATACAGAGAAACCTATCTTTTTTAAAATTTCAAATATTTCTACTTTTCATGAGCAATTGAAAACGTTGCAGACTTTCATGACAAAACGCACCATGAATTCTGCCGAATTAACAGCATATCAGGAAGTTGGTTATGCAGTTTTTGAACAATTATTTCCGTTTGAAAATGCTTCGGAACGTTTAAAAAATAAAAAACTAACCATTATTGCCGATGAAACATTGCAATACATTCCGTTTGAATTATTGCCAACGCAACAAAGTGGAGAACTTTCGGAAGTGTATTTAGTGAATAATGTAGAAACTTCGTATTTACAATCGTTTTCTTTGTTCGAACAAATAAAGCAAAAACAAAATTCGCCAACGCAAAAATTATTAGCAATTGCGCCGTATGAATTTAAGAACTCAGCGTTACCAACACTAACAGGAACGGAAAAAGTATTGGAGTTTTTATCAAAATATGATTCGTCAGTACTATTAACGAAAAAAGAAGCTTCCAAAGAGAATTTTTTAAAGTATCGAAACGATTTTGAAATTATTCATCTCAATACACATGCAGGTTTAGATGCGAAAACACAAACACCTTGGATTGCTTTTTACGACGAAAAAATGTCGCTCAGTGAACTTTTCGGATTGGAAAATCAGGCAGATTTAGTGATCTTAGACGCGTGTAAAACAAACGATGGCGTGCATCTTTCTGGCGAAGGATTAATAAACTTGTCAAGAGGATTTTTCTATAACGGAACACAAAGCGTGTTGGCTTCACAATGGAATGTAAACGAACAAGCTGGAAACGAAATTTTACAGGAATTTTACACCGAAATCGAAAAAGGAACATCCAAATCTAAAGCATTGCAATTGGCTAAAAAGGCATATCTGCAAAACCATGATCGCGCGCAAAGCATTCCGTATTATTGGGCAGCTTTCACGCTGACAGGAAGTACAAATTCTGTGACGCTTCAACCAGTGCAAAATTATGCGTATATCGTGGTAGGAATCACAATTGTAGTATTCTTGTTGCTATTTTTCTATTACCGAAAGAAAACTCTAGCGTAA
- a CDS encoding S8 family peptidase gives MRNIQKLIAFVFVLLVWSCTTDDFSIQEKENGVSPKNNNPTNANRLVYSNTTLIVQYKPGTTNSEKSSIRISHGINGSNSAPQQGFGIYEICRCDDQDIEKWQFKGGINVEPKKQVIEDDIDEESTTGLLDVDYEFIFGLDLDSPYIGTDSDTGYTSYIKALNPGITIAVLDTGIATGLTVFNGTGGPHEFLYDASDTAVGGELSGWDFVNNDANAFDDDTGKHGSIVSYQIHDVLTDKGIPHQILPIKVSNNLGKASYFNFLCGSQYAFERADIVHMSLGWYDDGFGDHVNSIFSNILDTFSSKVLVTSAGNAENDNDEVAHFPSSYTHDNVIAVASSNGALSKISQFSNHGITSVDFFAQGEEIPFYDVFVQGTSFAAPRVTIEVARLLYVTGAMSPTARKAQLASDATLVTPSFTYVYSDVADGYVYRNILHSKLVIPFD, from the coding sequence ATGAGAAATATACAAAAACTTATTGCATTTGTATTCGTATTGCTAGTTTGGTCCTGTACAACAGATGATTTTAGTATACAAGAGAAAGAAAATGGAGTCAGTCCAAAAAATAACAATCCAACAAATGCTAATCGACTTGTTTATTCCAATACTACTCTAATTGTTCAGTATAAACCTGGCACCACTAATTCTGAGAAATCGAGTATTAGAATCAGTCATGGGATTAATGGAAGCAATTCAGCGCCCCAACAAGGTTTTGGTATCTATGAAATATGCCGTTGCGACGATCAAGACATTGAAAAGTGGCAATTTAAAGGAGGAATCAATGTAGAACCTAAAAAACAGGTTATTGAAGATGATATTGATGAAGAAAGCACTACAGGATTGCTAGATGTTGATTACGAATTTATTTTCGGATTGGATTTAGACAGCCCATACATTGGAACCGATAGTGACACAGGATATACATCATACATAAAAGCACTGAATCCAGGAATTACGATTGCAGTTTTAGATACTGGCATAGCTACGGGTTTGACAGTTTTTAACGGAACTGGTGGACCGCATGAATTTTTGTACGATGCTTCAGATACTGCTGTTGGTGGCGAATTGTCTGGTTGGGATTTTGTAAACAATGACGCAAATGCGTTTGATGACGATACAGGAAAACATGGAAGTATTGTATCTTATCAAATTCATGATGTGTTAACGGACAAAGGTATTCCGCATCAAATATTACCAATAAAAGTGTCCAATAATTTAGGAAAAGCTAGTTATTTCAACTTTTTATGTGGTTCGCAATATGCTTTTGAACGCGCAGATATTGTGCATATGAGTTTAGGTTGGTATGATGATGGTTTTGGCGATCATGTGAATTCTATATTTTCAAACATATTAGATACGTTTAGTAGCAAAGTATTGGTTACATCTGCAGGAAATGCTGAAAACGATAATGATGAAGTGGCACATTTTCCATCTTCATATACACATGACAATGTAATTGCGGTAGCTTCTTCCAATGGCGCGCTTTCAAAAATATCTCAATTTTCTAATCACGGAATAACAAGTGTCGATTTTTTTGCCCAAGGCGAAGAAATTCCTTTTTATGATGTCTTTGTACAAGGAACTTCTTTTGCAGCACCACGAGTGACTATAGAGGTTGCGCGTTTGCTTTATGTAACTGGCGCAATGTCTCCAACAGCTAGAAAAGCACAATTAGCTTCCGATGCAACATTGGTAACTCCATCTTTTACTTATGTATATTCTGATGTGGCGGACGGATATGTATATCGAAATATATTGCATAGCAAATTGGTGATTCCGTTTGATTAA
- a CDS encoding RNA polymerase sigma factor gives MEDSERFINALITGDEKITKEVYTKLFPKIRSFVCKNRGDSQDASDVFHDGLMYIIVTQKEKRTEIKSLEAYLFVVCKNIWKKTLKNQVIKTDTHTLVDKEEELSTFMVEQELFDFYIEKFDLLSGNCKEILSSYFNGLSYEEILTEYAYASINTVRQRVFKCRTKLIKLIKEDKLFLKLKKWQ, from the coding sequence ATGGAAGATAGTGAAAGATTTATTAATGCACTTATCACTGGAGATGAAAAGATTACGAAAGAAGTTTACACCAAATTATTTCCAAAAATAAGATCATTTGTCTGCAAAAACAGAGGTGATTCGCAAGATGCTTCCGATGTTTTTCATGATGGATTGATGTATATTATCGTAACTCAAAAAGAAAAAAGAACCGAAATAAAATCATTGGAAGCCTATTTATTTGTGGTTTGTAAAAATATTTGGAAAAAAACTTTAAAAAATCAGGTAATAAAAACGGATACGCATACCCTTGTAGATAAAGAGGAAGAATTAAGCACGTTTATGGTTGAACAAGAATTGTTTGATTTTTATATTGAAAAGTTTGATTTGCTCTCTGGTAATTGTAAAGAAATCTTGAGTAGTTATTTTAACGGTTTAAGTTACGAAGAGATTTTGACCGAATACGCATATGCTTCTATTAACACAGTTCGTCAACGTGTTTTTAAATGCAGAACGAAACTAATAAAATTAATAAAAGAAGATAAACTGTTCCTAAAATTAAAAAAATGGCAATAG
- a CDS encoding tetratricopeptide repeat protein: MAIELTEQLLAQIDAYLQGKLTLIESEAFEKRLQQEPDLQEEVRLQQQLFDTLGAEKWHSIQRTKNKERLAELKSKLRSKEYQELSENIRNAETVYFNEQSSSKSFKKYYRYFAIAGMIVLFCGIYFSQLNTSYSSYYESNVDWSTLTSFAEKGELNTFSKGELAFKKEDYKTAAEQFSMVETSYELYAHSLLRLGASYDKLDENDKAIAAFQKLASVDDSYEASKGYWYEALLHLKNDDKEKAIIALKKSAELKDNFKYREAKVLLRKLE, from the coding sequence ATGGCAATAGAACTCACAGAACAACTTCTGGCGCAAATAGATGCGTATCTACAAGGAAAGTTAACGCTCATAGAAAGTGAAGCTTTTGAAAAACGATTGCAACAAGAACCTGATTTACAGGAAGAAGTGCGTTTGCAACAACAATTATTTGATACGCTTGGCGCGGAAAAATGGCATTCCATTCAACGTACTAAAAATAAAGAACGTTTAGCGGAACTGAAATCGAAATTGAGAAGTAAGGAATATCAAGAATTGTCTGAAAATATTAGAAATGCTGAAACAGTATATTTTAATGAGCAATCTTCTTCAAAATCATTCAAAAAATACTATCGTTATTTCGCTATTGCGGGAATGATTGTATTATTCTGCGGAATTTACTTTTCGCAATTAAATACATCTTATAGTTCGTATTATGAGTCGAATGTAGATTGGTCAACCTTAACTTCTTTCGCTGAAAAAGGAGAATTAAATACGTTTTCTAAAGGAGAATTAGCATTTAAAAAAGAAGATTACAAAACTGCTGCAGAACAATTTTCTATGGTAGAAACTTCTTATGAATTATATGCACATAGCTTACTACGTCTTGGCGCTTCGTATGATAAACTAGATGAAAATGACAAAGCAATTGCAGCTTTTCAGAAGTTAGCAAGTGTTGATGATTCGTATGAAGCTTCCAAAGGATATTGGTATGAAGCGTTACTTCATTTAAAAAATGATGATAAAGAGAAAGCGATTATTGCTTTGAAAAAAAGTGCAGAATTGAAAGATAATTTTAAGTATAGAGAAGCGAAAGTGTTGTTAAGGAAATTGGAGTAA
- a CDS encoding TonB-dependent receptor domain-containing protein, which translates to MNIKSFSLFIAFCLCSISLIAQQKISGIVFENSDITPIANVDIYDKVAGKVATTDAEGHYEFTTQKDSITLVFFSFEYEVYEKTFTGNTEIVIDIFLRPLGEQLSEVELNVRKTKVFALKRLKDVEETAIYAGKKTEVVLVEQSMANLASNNARQIYSQVVGLNIYQNDDAGLQLNIGGRGLDPNRTANFNTRQNGYDISADVLGYPESYYSPAAEGLKEIQIIRGAASLQYGTQFGGLVNFVMKEPNQGKSFEFITRNTIGSNNLYTNFTSVSGSIDKWSYYSFFNYKKGDGFRPNSEFESKNAYAHIGYQFNDNTKLEAEVTYLRYLAKQAGGLTDEMFNENPFQSNRARNWFQVDWLLYNLKFSHKFSENTNFTFNAFGLNASRNALGFRSNRVNQIDPNTERDLIKGDFNNFGFEARLLNKYEVFGKKSTFLVGTKFYKAENSSQQGPGSAGSDPNFEFQLDEFPNYGNQSAYDYPNLNVAIFGENIFYLNEKLSITPGFRFEHIKTESDGFFKRINTDAAGNVILNETVDNSEVRKRSFVLFGLGVSYKPSDVLEIYGNASQNYRSVTFTDISIINPAFAISPTIDDEKGMTIDFGLRGNYNNIVSYDVGAFGLFYNDRIGFIQRAFADGSVKSERGNIGDAVMYGFEGLLDFNLNEIFIKNNDYSFNYFINAAITDSEYTNTPENGVEGNKVEFVPNINLKTGIRFGYKNFLSNIQYTYISQQFTDASNAVDSNLSGVIGEIPAYDILDISMSYTYKNFKLETGINNILDNNYFTRRATGYPGPGIIPSVNRNFYVTLQVKF; encoded by the coding sequence ATGAACATAAAGAGTTTCAGCCTATTCATTGCATTTTGTTTATGCAGCATCTCACTAATTGCGCAACAAAAAATTTCTGGAATTGTGTTCGAAAATTCGGACATTACACCTATTGCAAATGTGGATATTTACGATAAAGTTGCGGGTAAAGTTGCCACAACTGATGCAGAAGGACATTATGAATTTACAACACAAAAGGATAGTATAACATTGGTATTTTTCTCGTTTGAATATGAAGTGTATGAAAAAACCTTTACGGGAAATACTGAAATTGTTATAGATATATTTTTAAGACCACTTGGCGAACAACTTTCAGAAGTAGAATTAAATGTTCGAAAAACGAAAGTATTCGCGCTAAAGCGATTAAAAGATGTAGAAGAAACGGCGATTTACGCAGGGAAAAAGACGGAAGTTGTTTTGGTGGAACAATCGATGGCAAATTTGGCTTCCAATAACGCACGACAAATATACAGTCAAGTTGTTGGTTTGAATATTTACCAAAATGATGACGCAGGTTTACAATTAAATATTGGCGGACGCGGTTTAGATCCGAACCGAACGGCAAACTTCAACACACGCCAAAATGGCTATGACATTAGCGCAGATGTTTTAGGATATCCTGAAAGTTATTATTCGCCTGCGGCAGAAGGTTTAAAGGAGATTCAGATCATTCGTGGAGCGGCTTCATTGCAATATGGAACGCAATTTGGCGGTTTGGTCAACTTTGTGATGAAAGAACCAAATCAAGGGAAATCCTTTGAGTTTATCACTAGAAATACAATCGGAAGTAATAATTTATATACCAACTTTACAAGTGTAAGCGGAAGCATTGATAAATGGAGTTATTATTCGTTTTTCAATTACAAAAAAGGCGATGGATTTCGTCCAAATTCTGAATTCGAATCCAAAAATGCATATGCACATATTGGCTATCAATTCAATGACAATACGAAGTTAGAAGCTGAGGTTACATATTTGCGGTATTTGGCAAAACAAGCTGGCGGTTTAACCGATGAAATGTTCAATGAAAATCCTTTTCAAAGCAACAGAGCGCGAAATTGGTTTCAGGTAGATTGGTTATTATACAACTTAAAATTCTCACATAAATTTTCAGAAAACACAAATTTCACATTCAATGCTTTTGGTTTAAATGCTTCTCGAAATGCACTTGGTTTTCGTTCCAATAGAGTGAATCAGATTGATCCAAATACAGAACGCGATTTGATAAAAGGCGATTTTAATAACTTCGGATTTGAAGCGCGATTGCTAAATAAATATGAAGTATTCGGGAAGAAATCTACTTTTTTGGTTGGAACAAAATTTTACAAAGCAGAGAATTCAAGTCAGCAAGGTCCAGGTTCTGCGGGAAGCGATCCAAATTTTGAATTTCAATTGGACGAATTTCCAAATTATGGAAATCAGTCAGCGTATGATTATCCTAATTTGAATGTGGCAATTTTTGGTGAAAATATTTTCTATCTGAATGAAAAACTCTCCATTACACCAGGTTTTCGATTTGAACATATCAAAACAGAAAGCGACGGATTTTTCAAGCGAATCAATACAGATGCCGCTGGAAACGTTATTTTAAACGAAACTGTTGACAACAGCGAAGTGCGCAAGCGTTCGTTTGTACTCTTCGGATTGGGCGTAAGTTACAAACCTTCGGATGTGTTGGAAATCTATGGAAATGCTTCACAAAATTACCGTTCGGTGACGTTTACTGACATTAGTATAATCAATCCTGCTTTTGCGATTAGTCCAACGATTGATGACGAAAAAGGAATGACTATTGATTTCGGATTGCGTGGAAATTACAACAATATTGTTTCGTATGATGTTGGCGCATTCGGATTGTTTTATAATGACAGAATTGGATTTATTCAACGTGCTTTTGCGGATGGAAGCGTAAAAAGCGAACGTGGAAATATTGGTGACGCTGTGATGTACGGTTTTGAGGGTTTATTAGATTTTAATCTGAATGAAATCTTCATTAAAAACAACGATTATAGTTTCAATTACTTCATCAATGCTGCGATTACAGATTCAGAATATACAAATACACCAGAAAATGGAGTAGAAGGCAATAAGGTAGAATTTGTACCGAATATAAATTTGAAAACTGGAATTCGTTTTGGGTATAAAAACTTCTTATCAAACATTCAATACACGTACATTTCACAGCAATTTACAGATGCTTCAAACGCAGTAGATAGTAATTTGAGTGGCGTTATTGGCGAAATTCCAGCGTATGATATTCTAGATATTTCCATGTCGTACACGTACAAAAACTTCAAACTAGAAACTGGAATCAACAATATATTAGACAACAATTATTTCACACGCCGCGCTACTGGTTATCCAGGTCCTGGAATTATTCCGTCTGTGAATCGGAATTTTTATGTGACGTTGCAGGTGAAGTTTTAG
- a CDS encoding HTTM domain-containing protein → MELINLDYRVNRFQTYLQQQTSAAPLAVFRIGFGLLMCYSIIRFWAKGWIETIYIQPTFHFSYYGFEWIKPLGNYTYLLFLICGIAAFCVALGFKYRLAIIMFFLSFTYIELMEKTTYLNHYYFISILSFLLIFLPANATFSVDNLLRKRTYEQIPKWTLDGIKLLLGIVYFYAGLAKINSDWLLKAMPLKIWLPSKYDLPIIGETLLQQNWFHFAMSWSGMLYDLLIPFLLLYKKTRWFAFVVVVFFHVFTRVLFPIGMFPYVMIISSLIFFEADFHKKIIAFLKKILQTVIKINTETIETVSKYRMQFKSIIIPIVIVFFTIQLVFPFRYLLYPDNLFWTEQGYRFSWRVMLMEKMGNTTFKIVVGETGSNFYVKNSDFLTSYQEKQMSFQPDFILEYAHYLGDHFTNQGHKNVQVFVESYVALNGRLSQLYIDKNVDLYQQKESFQHKNWILPLKNN, encoded by the coding sequence TTGGAACTTATAAATCTCGATTATCGAGTGAATCGTTTTCAAACATACTTACAGCAACAAACTAGCGCGGCGCCTTTGGCAGTTTTTCGCATAGGTTTTGGGTTGCTAATGTGTTACAGTATCATTCGTTTTTGGGCAAAAGGTTGGATAGAAACCATCTATATTCAACCAACTTTTCACTTCTCCTACTACGGTTTTGAATGGATAAAACCGTTAGGAAATTACACATATCTGTTATTTTTAATTTGTGGAATTGCCGCTTTTTGTGTCGCACTAGGATTCAAATATCGCTTGGCAATTATCATGTTCTTTTTGAGTTTTACGTATATCGAATTGATGGAAAAAACAACCTACTTAAATCACTACTATTTCATAAGTATTTTGAGTTTTCTGTTAATTTTCCTTCCGGCGAATGCCACATTTTCAGTAGACAATCTATTGCGAAAAAGAACCTATGAACAAATTCCAAAATGGACACTAGATGGAATAAAATTATTACTCGGAATTGTTTATTTCTATGCAGGTCTAGCCAAAATAAACTCAGATTGGCTTTTGAAAGCAATGCCATTAAAAATCTGGTTACCATCAAAATACGATTTGCCAATTATCGGAGAAACGCTATTACAACAAAATTGGTTTCACTTCGCGATGAGTTGGTCAGGAATGTTGTACGATTTACTAATTCCGTTTCTACTATTATATAAAAAAACACGTTGGTTTGCATTTGTAGTAGTGGTTTTTTTCCATGTATTTACGCGCGTTTTATTTCCTATCGGAATGTTTCCGTATGTCATGATTATCAGTTCATTAATCTTCTTTGAAGCAGATTTTCACAAGAAAATTATAGCGTTTCTCAAAAAGATACTTCAAACTGTCATAAAAATAAATACGGAAACTATTGAAACAGTTTCTAAGTATCGAATGCAATTCAAATCGATTATCATTCCAATTGTAATTGTGTTTTTTACGATTCAACTCGTATTTCCATTCAGATATCTTTTATATCCTGATAATTTATTTTGGACAGAACAAGGTTACAGATTTTCATGGCGCGTAATGTTGATGGAAAAAATGGGCAACACAACGTTCAAAATTGTAGTTGGCGAAACAGGAAGCAATTTCTATGTAAAAAACAGTGACTTTCTCACTTCGTATCAAGAAAAACAAATGAGTTTTCAACCTGATTTCATTCTCGAATACGCACATTATTTAGGCGATCATTTCACAAATCAAGGACACAAAAATGTACAAGTATTTGTAGAAAGTTATGTGGCTTTAAACGGACGATTGAGTCAATTATATATAGATAAAAACGTCGATTTATATCAACAAAAAGAATCATTCCAACATAAAAATTGGATTTTACCACTAAAAAATAACTAA
- a CDS encoding imelysin family protein: protein MNKIFPILLLALIIAACSSSDDSVVSETPGNTSFDRAGMLRNIADNIIVPAYQGLSTNLGALSTAKDDFVATPNQANLETLRSAWFTAYKSWQHVEAFNIGKAEEIQYSFQMNIYPVNTTDVESNITGGSYDLTHPNNNDAVGFPALDYMLYGLDATDVAILEKYTTNTESSKYKTYLSDLVNQMQLLTQEVLSDWTTSYRDIFISSTANTATSATNKFINDFIFYYEKGLRVTKIGIPAGNFSTTPLPEKVEAFYNQEVSKELALEALNAVQNIFNGTTFNGDSSGESFKTYLISLDRADLATLINAQFNTSRGKIQVLNANFFTQINTDNTKMTQAYDALQTTVVSLKVDMLQAFNVSVDYADADGD from the coding sequence ATGAATAAAATTTTCCCCATACTACTTTTAGCGCTAATTATTGCAGCATGTAGTTCTAGCGACGATTCTGTAGTTTCAGAAACGCCAGGAAATACCAGTTTTGACAGAGCAGGAATGTTGCGCAATATTGCAGACAACATTATTGTTCCTGCGTATCAAGGATTAAGTACAAACTTAGGCGCATTATCAACGGCAAAAGATGATTTTGTAGCAACGCCAAATCAAGCAAATCTGGAAACGTTGCGTTCAGCTTGGTTCACAGCATACAAGTCTTGGCAACATGTTGAAGCGTTCAATATTGGAAAAGCGGAAGAAATTCAGTACAGTTTTCAAATGAATATTTATCCAGTAAATACAACTGATGTAGAAAGTAATATTACTGGCGGAAGCTACGATTTAACACATCCAAATAACAATGATGCAGTAGGTTTTCCAGCGTTAGATTATATGTTATATGGACTTGATGCAACGGACGTAGCAATCTTGGAAAAATATACAACTAATACAGAATCAAGCAAATACAAAACATATCTTTCTGATTTAGTAAATCAAATGCAACTGCTTACGCAAGAAGTATTAAGCGATTGGACAACTTCATACAGAGACATATTCATCTCAAGTACTGCGAATACTGCAACGAGCGCAACAAACAAATTTATCAACGATTTCATATTCTACTACGAAAAAGGATTAAGAGTTACTAAAATTGGAATTCCAGCCGGAAACTTCTCAACAACGCCTTTACCAGAAAAAGTAGAAGCATTTTACAATCAAGAAGTATCGAAAGAATTAGCATTAGAAGCATTAAACGCAGTTCAAAACATATTCAACGGAACAACATTTAACGGAGATTCTTCTGGCGAAAGCTTCAAAACGTATTTAATTTCTTTAGATAGAGCTGATTTAGCGACGTTAATCAATGCACAATTCAACACTTCGCGTGGAAAAATTCAAGTATTAAATGCTAATTTTTTCACACAAATCAATACTGATAATACAAAAATGACGCAAGCGTATGATGCGCTACAAACTACAGTTGTATCATTAAAAGTTGACATGCTACAAGCGTTTAACGTTAGTGTTGATTATGCAGATGCAGATGGCGACTAA